GTCGGACCTCGGCGACCGTCAGCTCTCGCAGCCGAACTCCACCTCCCAGTGGATCGGGATGAACTACCACATCGACAAGAAGCTCGAGAACCCCGACGTCCGCCACGCCATCTCCATGGCGATCGATCGCGACACGATCGTCAAGCAGATCTTCAACAACGCCAACGAGCCGTCCACCGGCGTCGTCTCCCCAGTCGTCGACGGGTTCAAGGAGGGGCAGTGCGGCGAGTACTGCAACTACGACCCGGAGAAGGCCAAGGAACTGCTGAAGAAGGGCGGCGGCTACGACGGCAAGCTGACCCTGACCTACAACGGTGACGGTGGGCACAAGGAGTGGACCGAGGCGGTCTGCAACTCGGTGAAGAACGCCATCGGCATCGACTGCGTCGCCACCCCGACCGTCGACTTCGCCACCATGCTGACCAAGCTGGGCGAGAACGAGCTCGAGGGCCTGTGGCGCATGGGCTGGGTCATGGACTACCCGTCCATCGAGAACTACCTCGCCCCGATCTTCAGCAAGGGTGCGGCCTCGAACTACTACCAGTACGACAACCCGGAGTTCGAGAAGCTGCTGACGGACGCCGCCGCGGCCGACGACGCAGCCAAGGCCAACGAGATGTACCAGGAGGCAGAGCGTGTGATGCTCGAGGACATGCCTGCCATCCCGCTGTGGTACGGCAAGTCGATCATGGGTTGGTCCGAGGACGTCTCCGACGTCAAGGCGACCCCCTTCGGCAACCCGGATCTGGCGGCGGTCACCGTCGAGTGATCGACCCCCTGGGTCTGAGCTAGTCCACCACCGGCCGGTCACCCCACAAGGTGGCCGGCCGGTGGTGTGCCCGCACAGGAGCATCCGCTCGAGCGTGGATGTCCCGCCACCCATCTGGAAGAGTTACCCTCTGCCGGCGTCAACCGCGCCACCAACACCCCTAGGAGGTGAACGTGGGTAAATACATCATTCGCCGACTGCTGCAGATGATCCCGGTCATCATCGGCGCCACGTTCCTGATCTACGCCATGGTCTTCGCCATGCCTGGTGATCCCACGGCAGGCAAGTGTGGTGAGCGGCCGTGCCCGCCCGCGTACGTTGCCGAGTTCAACGCGAAGTACAACCTCAACGACCCCCTGCCGGTCCAGTACGCGAAGTACGTGGGCAAGGTGGCTCAGGGCGACCTGGGGGAGAACCAGTACGGCATCCCGGTCTCGGAGGACCTGAAGGACCGCTTCGCCGTGACTGCCAAGCTGGGCCTGATGGCCTTGGTCATCGAGGGGGTCATCGGAATCCTCGCGGGTGTGCTGGCCGGCCTGCGCAAGGGAGGCTTCATCGACAACCTCGTCCTGGTGAGCACCCTCTTCGTCATCTCGGTGCCGATCTTCGTCACCGGCTTCACCCTGCAGTACATTCTCGGTCTGAAGTTCGAGATCGTCCCGCCGCTCGTGGGCTCGGACGCGTCGTTCTACCGCCTGTTGCTCCCCGGCGTCGTGCTCGGCTCGCTGTCGATGGCCTACATCGCCCGGTTGATGCGCTCCAACATCGGTGAGAACTACAAGTCCGACTACGTGCGCACCGCCAAGGCGAAGGGCCTGAAGCAGACCCGGATCATCGGCGTGCACACGCTGCGCAACTCGCTGATCCCGGTCATCACCTTCATGGGCTATGACTTCGGCGCGCTCCTCGGCGGCGCCATCGTCACCGAGGGCATCTTCAACATCCACGGGGTGGGTGGCTACATCTTCGAGGGGATCCACAACCGCGACGGCATGGCCGTCGTCGGTGCGGTGACCGCCCTGGTCATCATCTACCTGATCGTCAACCTCATCGTGGACCTGCTCTACGGCGTACTCGACCCGAGGATCAGTCATGACTGACAAGAACACGACCATGTCCCAGGCGCCCGGGCCCGAGCGGGAGACCCCCGGGGTCGTCACCGACGCGGGGCGGACGACCACGCACACCGACGACCAGGTCGTCGCCCGGTCCCTGAGCGCCGACGCGTTCCGCTCACTCCGACGCAACCCGCTGTTCTGGATCTCCAGCGTCCTGGTGGTGCTCTTCCTGCTGATGGCCGCATGGCCCTCCCTCTTCACCAACCAGGACCCGCACTACGGCGTGCTCAGCCGGG
The DNA window shown above is from Janibacter sp. A1S7 and carries:
- a CDS encoding ABC transporter permease, giving the protein MGKYIIRRLLQMIPVIIGATFLIYAMVFAMPGDPTAGKCGERPCPPAYVAEFNAKYNLNDPLPVQYAKYVGKVAQGDLGENQYGIPVSEDLKDRFAVTAKLGLMALVIEGVIGILAGVLAGLRKGGFIDNLVLVSTLFVISVPIFVTGFTLQYILGLKFEIVPPLVGSDASFYRLLLPGVVLGSLSMAYIARLMRSNIGENYKSDYVRTAKAKGLKQTRIIGVHTLRNSLIPVITFMGYDFGALLGGAIVTEGIFNIHGVGGYIFEGIHNRDGMAVVGAVTALVIIYLIVNLIVDLLYGVLDPRISHD